In Canis lupus baileyi chromosome 15, mCanLup2.hap1, whole genome shotgun sequence, one genomic interval encodes:
- the ING2 gene encoding inhibitor of growth protein 2: MLGQQQQQLYSSAALLTGERSRLLTCYVQDYLECVESLPHDMQRNVSVLRELDNKYQETLKEIDDVYEKYKKEDDSNQKKRLQQHLQRALINSQELGDEKIQIVTQMLELVENRARQMELHSQCFQDPAEGERASDKGKMDSSQPERSSRRPRRQRTSESRDLCHMTNGIEDCDDQPPKEKKSKSAKKKKRSKAKQEREASPVEFAIDPNEPTYCLCNQVSYGEMIGCDNEQCPIEWFHFSCVSLTYKPKGKWYCPKCRGDNEKTMDKSTDKAKKDRRSR, encoded by the exons aTGTtagggcagcagcagcagcaactcTACTCGTCGGCCGCGCTCCTGACCGGGGAGCGGAGCCGGCTGCTCACCTGCTACGTGCAGGACTACCTCGAGTGCGTGGAGTCGCTGCCCCACGACATGCAGAGGAACGTGTCTGTGCTCCGAGAGCTGGACAACAAATATCAAG aaacattAAAGGAAATTGATGATGTctatgaaaaatataagaaagaagatGATTCAAACCAGAAAAAACGCCTACAGCAGCATCTCCAGAGAGCATTAATCAATAGTCAAGAATTGGGAGATGAAAAAATTCAGATTGTCACGCAGATGCTCGAATTGGTGGAAAATCGGGCAAGGCAAATGGAGTTGCATTCACAGTGTTTTCAAGATCCTGCTGAAGGTGAACGGGCCTCGGATAAGGGAAAGATGGATTCCAGCCAACCAGAAAGATCTTCGAGAAGACCCCGCAGACAGCGAACCAGTGAAAGCCGTGATTTATGTCACATGACGAATGGGATTGAAGACTGTGATGATCAGCCAcctaaggaaaagaaatccaagtCAGCCAAGAAAAAGAAACGCTCCAAGGCCAAGCAGGAAAGGGAAGCATCACCTGTTGAGTTTGCAATAGATCCCAATGAACCTACATACTGTTTGTGTAACCAAGTGTCTTATGGGGAAATGATCGGATGTGACAATGAACAGTGTCCAATTGAATGGTTTCACTTTTCGTGTGTTTCGCTTACCTATAAACCAAAGGGGAAGTGGTATTGCCCAAAGTGCAGGGGAGATAATGAGAAAACAATGGACAAAAGTACTGACAAGGCAAAAAAGGATAGAAGATCGAGGTAG